A window from Mus caroli chromosome 2, CAROLI_EIJ_v1.1, whole genome shotgun sequence encodes these proteins:
- the Ckap2l gene encoding cytoskeleton-associated protein 2-like isoform X1 gives MVGPGPTASAAAEERWQKLQEYLAAKGKLKDPNAKPYLKAKNICPKPPPSKYTPGPKIDVSNHILPSKTTRPINTKFQAKPASITASQKPELKPPKLPSRGLTSRCFSSNTDCKPSSKPQQQPRAVSSTAGLSRNPRQCPDIQELKAKQQQQAHGGNAKCTHPVTNTQAAKQSVDGFLDETNKENLPQTLPKPEKPDPDLHSIRKPNTGSSNQTQKSLAPKQILSKSSITQTALKDRANKQFIRNTQIRAQAVKSRPCPTVADSTRPREKPPQTALSHSVPAHNKTQTSKKPVIKNTQDITVNRVRYGKPNETKIESCPATEQKVKHTKPSSQLNVLQGGHNSRHPNMKQDQKPVQPHLGPQKSCILQKSRAISQRPNLTASNFNSVIPSTPNMRANKTLNNKYNNIFQQQAQTLDSKFRKFPPQSHFLNKTAPRTQASTAAASRKGAPSATQTHPHGKNPEGEDRRKQLEEWQKSKGKTYKRPPMKFKTKRKVIEEMNTSFWKSIEREEEEKKAQLELSKKIDSTLTECLRLIEEGVLPNEIFTIVSSIPEAEKFAKFWVCKAKLLASKGTFDAIGLYEEAIQNGAAPIQELQEVLNTLQDPCRSTEAVTSDTSAAGTNTPSAEELAKEGSEQPCPSLTEMEPIAAAPRMPVSEWDNPGIKLQVAPIPRICGMPEVQDMKLITPVRRSARIERTVARYPEMLQEHDVVVASLNELLEVDKTECFIFRENEALPVTLGFEVLES, from the exons ATGGTGGGGCCCGGCCCCACTGCCAGCGCAGCCGCGG AAGAACGGTGGCAGAAGCTCCAGGAGTACCTGGCAGCCAAGGGAAAGCTAAAGGACCCCAACGCCAA GCCTTATCTAAAAGCCAAGAATATCTGCCCCAAACCACCACCGTCTAAATAT acTCCTGGACCTAAAATAGATGTTTCCAATCATATTTTGCCTAGCAAAACTACAAGACCCATCAACACTAAATTCCAGGCTAAACCAGCCAGTATCACAGCATCCCAGAAGCCAGAGTTGAAACCACCAAAACTTCCAAGCAGAGGACTCACGTCAAGATGTTTTTCTTCTAACACAGACTGTAAACCGTCCAGCAAGCCTCAGCAGCAACCTAGAGCAGTGTCATCCACTGCAGGACTGTCAAGAAACCCCAGGCAGTGCCCGGATATACAGGAACTAAAAGCCAAACAGCAACAGCAAGCACATGGAGGAAATGCTAAATGTACACATCCCGTGACTAACACCCAGGCTGCAAAGCAATCTGTGGATGGCTTTCTagatgaaacaaacaaagaaaacttgcCCCAAACCTTGCCAAAACCTGAGAAGCCAGATCCTGACTTacattctataagaaagccaaaCACTGGCTCTTCTAATCAAACTCAGAAAAGTCTGGCTCCTAAACAGATCTTGAGCAAAAGTTCAATTACTCAGACTGCTCTGAAAGACAGAGCTAACAAACAGTTCATTAGAAACACACAAATCAGAGCTCAAGCAGTGAAGTCTCGGCCATGCCCTACAGTTGCAGATTCTACACGACCAAGAGAAAAACCCCCACAAACAGCTCTCTCTCATTCCGTTCCAGCCCATAATAAGACTCAGACATCAAAGAAACCAGTGATCAAGAACACACAGGACATAACGGTTAACAGGGTTAGATACGGAAAACCAAATGAAACTAAGATAGAGTCATGCCCTGCTACTGAACAGAAAGTAAAACACACTAAACCTAGTTCCCAGCTCAATGTGCTTCAGGGAGGACATAACAGTAGACATCCCAATATGAAGCAGGATCAGAAGCCTGTACAGCCTCATCTTGGACCCCAGAAGTCATGCATTCTGCAAAAATCAAGAGCCATAAGCCAGAGGCCTAATTTGACAGCTAGCAACTTTAATTCAGTCATCCCAAGCACGCCTAACATGAGAGCAAATAAAACACTTAACAATAAGTACAATAACATCTTTCAACAACAGGCACAGACATTGGACTCCAAGTTCAGAAAGTTTCCTCCCCAGAGCCATTTTTTGAACAAGACTGCTCCCAGGACTCAAGCCAGTACAGCAGCTGCAAGTAGGAAGGGAGCCCCAAGTGCGACCCAGACTCACCCACATGGTAAAAACCCAGAAGGAGAGGATCGGAG GAAACAGCTGGAAGAATGGCAGAAATCCAAAGGGAAAACCTATAAACGGCCTCccatgaaatttaaaacaaaaagaaaagtcataGAGGAAATGAACACTTCCTTCTGGAAGAGCattgaaagagaagaagaagaaaagaaagctcagCTGGAGCTGTCCAAGAAAATCGACAGCACTCTGACAGAGTGTCTGAGGCTCATTGAAGAG GGTGTACTTCCTAATGAAATATTCACCATAGTATCCAGTATTCCTGAGGCTGAAAAATTTGCCAAGTTCTGGGTGTGCAAAGCAAAGTTACTGGCAAGCAAAGGCACCTTTGATGCTATTGGACTATACGAAGAGGCCATTCAGAATGGGGCAGCA CCAATACAGGAGCTGCAGGAAGTTCTGAACACTCTGCAGGACCCATGCAGAAGCACAGAAG CAGTCACCTCTGACACCTCAGCTGCTGGAACTAATACCCCATCTGCAGAAGAGCTGGCCAAGGAGGGATCTGAGCAGCCCTGCCCATCTCTAACAGAAATGGAGCCTATTGCAGCAGCACCACGGATGCCTGTTTCAGAGTGGGATAACCCTGGTATCAAATTACAGGTTGCTCCGATCCCTAG
- the Il1a gene encoding interleukin-1 alpha, whose amino-acid sequence MAKVPDLFEDLKNCYSENEDYSSAIDHLSLNQKSFYDASYGSLHETCTDQFVSLRTSETSKMSNFTFKESRMTVSTTSSNGKILKKRRLSFSETFTEDDLESITNDLEETIQPRSAPYTYQSDLRYKLMKLVRQKFVMNDSLNQTIYQDVDKHYLSTTWLNDLQQEVKFDMYAYSSGGDDSKYPVTLKISDSQLFVSAQGEDQPVLLKELPETPKLITGSETDLIFFWKSINSKNYFTSAAYPELFIATKEQSRVHLARGLPSMTDFQIS is encoded by the exons TGAAAATGAAGACTACAGTTCCGCCATTGACCATCTCTCTCTGAATCAG AAATCCTTCTATGATGCAAGCTATGGCTCACTTCATGAGACTTGCACAGATCAGTTTGTATCTCTGAGAACCTCTGAAACATCAAAGATGTCCAACTTCACCTTCAAGGAGAGCCGGATGACAGTATCAACAACGTCAAGCAATGGGAAGATTCTGAAGAAGAGACGGCTGAGTTTCAGTGAGACCTTCACTGAAGATGACCTGGAGTCCATAACCAATGATCTGGAAG AGACCATCCAACCCAGATCAGCACCTTACACCTACCAGAGTGATTTGAGATACAAACTGATGAAGCTCGTCAGGCAGAAGTTTGTCATGAATGATTCCCTCAACCAAACTATATATCAGGATGTGGACAAACACTATCTCAGCACTACTTGGTTAAATGACCTGCAACAGGAAG TAAAATTTGACATGTATGCCTACTCGTCGGGAGGAGATGACTCTAAATATCCTGTTACTCTAAAAATCTCAGATTCACAACTGTTCGTGAGCGCTCAGGGAGAAGACCAGCCCGTGTTGCTGAAG GAGTTGCCAGAAACACCAAAACTCATCACAGGTAGTGAGACTGACCTCATTTTCTTCTGGAAAAGTATCAACTCTAAGAACTACTTCACATCAGCTGCTTATCCAGAGCTGTTTATCGCCACCAAAGAACAAAGTCGGGTGCACCTGGCACGGGGACTGCCCTCTATGACAGACTTCCAGATATCATAA